One genomic window of Ziziphus jujuba cultivar Dongzao chromosome 4, ASM3175591v1 includes the following:
- the LOC107406712 gene encoding protein DETOXIFICATION 6 isoform X2: MSSEEALLGNKEAIKTGKSGLKEEVKKLSSLAAPMVVVSVSQYLVQVVSLTMAGHIGELSLSGVAIASSFTDVIGFSLVLGMAGALETLCGQAYGANQYRKLGIYTYCASISLIVVCIPISILWIIMDKLLILIGQDPLVSHEARKYSILLIPALFAYAIQQSLVCYFQSQGLILPVLISSCAILCFHIPVSWALVYKLELGSGGAAISIGLSYWLNVILLVLYMKYSSDCEKTRVTFSSDVLLSTREFISYAVPSGVMVCLTTITLHYFIPYGIGTAASSRISNELGGGNSEAARMAFYALLMLVSIEAVAMSTILFCCRSVLGYAYSSEKEFVDYVEKLTPLLSLSFIMDSFQAAFSAVARGCGWQHLGVYANLGAFYLVGIPVAAVLGFLINLKGVGLWIGILTGSAVQAMLLALVTSSTNWQKEAVKARERIFKETD, from the exons ATGTCCTCGGAAGAGGCACTGTTGGGAAATAAGGAAGCGATCAAGACAGGGAAGAGTGGGTTGAAGGAGGAGGTAAAGAAGCTGAGCTCCTTAGCAGCTCCAATGGTGGTGGTGAGTGTGTCACAGTACCTCGTGCAGGTTGTGTCATTAACAATGGCTGGACATATTggtgaactctctctctctggtgTTGCTATTGCCTCCTCTTTCACTGACGTCATTGGCTTCAGTCTTGTT TTGGGAATGGCTGGTGCATTGGAAACTTTATGTGGACAAGCTTATGGAGCAAACCAATATCGGAAGCTTGGAATCTACACTTATTGTGCTTCAATTTCTCTTATTGTAGTTTGTATACCAATATCTATTCTTTGGATAATTATGGACAAACTGCTTATATTGATAGGCCAAGACCCTTTAGTCTCCCATGAAGCTAGAAAATACTCAATCTTACTCATCCCTGCACTATTTGCATATGCTATTCAACAATCACTGGTTTGCTATTTCCAGTCTCAGGGATTGATCCTTCCAGTGCTTATAAGCTCATGTGCCATTCTCTGCTTCCACATACCTGTTTCTTGGGCTCTAGTATATAAGCTGGAACTAGGGAGCGGAGGAGCAGCAATATCCATTGGTTTATCATACTGGTTGAATGTAATATTACTTGTGTTATACATGAAGTATTCTTCAGATTGTGAGAAAACCCGTGTCACATTTTCGAGTGATGTTTTGTTAAGCACAAGAGAATTTATTTCCTATGCTGTCCCTTCTGGAGTTATGGTTTG CCTTACAACAATTACATTGCACTATTTCATACCTTATGGTATTGGTACTGCTGCAAG CTCTCGAATCTCGAATGAATTAGGAGGTGGTAATTCAGAGGCAGCTCGAATGGCGTTTTATGCTTTGCTGATGCTTGTTTCCATAGAGGCAGTTGCCATGAGCACAATTCTGTTTTGCTGTCGTTCTGTTCTTGGTTATGCCTATAGCAGTGAAAAGGAATTTGTGGATTATGTGGAAAAATTAACTCCACTGCTTTCTCTCTCATTCATCATGGATAGCTTTCAAGCTGCGTTTTCTG CGGTTGCTAGAGGATGTGGTTGGCAACATTTGGGAGTATATGCCAATCTAGGTGCATTTTATTTAGTTGGAATTCCTGTAGCTGCGGTGTTGGGTTTCCTTATAAATCTGAAAGGGGTTGGCCTATGGATAGGAATTCTTACAGGGTCTGCTGTCCAAGCAATGCTGCTTGCCCTTGTAACATCCTCCACAAATTGGCAAAAAGAG GCAGTCAAGGCAAGGGAGAGGATATTCAAGGAGACAGACTAA
- the LOC107406712 gene encoding protein DETOXIFICATION 6 isoform X3 — protein MSSEEALLGNKEAIKTGKSGLKEEVKKLSSLAAPMVVVSVSQYLVQVVSLTMAGHIGELSLSGVAIASSFTDVIGFSLVLGMAGALETLCGQAYGANQYRKLGIYTYCASISLIVVCIPISILWIIMDKLLILIGQDPLVSHEARKYSILLIPALFAYAIQQSLVCYFQSQGLILPVLISSCAILCFHIPVSWALVYKLELGSGGAAISIGLSYWLNVILLVLYMKYSSDCEKTRVTFSSDVLLSTREFISYAVPSGVMVCSRISNELGGGNSEAARMAFYALLMLVSIEAVAMSTILFCCRSVLGYAYSSEKEFVDYVEKLTPLLSLSFIMDSFQAAFSAVARGCGWQHLGVYANLGAFYLVGIPVAAVLGFLINLKGVGLWIGILTGSAVQAMLLALVTSSTNWQKEAVKARERIFKETD, from the exons ATGTCCTCGGAAGAGGCACTGTTGGGAAATAAGGAAGCGATCAAGACAGGGAAGAGTGGGTTGAAGGAGGAGGTAAAGAAGCTGAGCTCCTTAGCAGCTCCAATGGTGGTGGTGAGTGTGTCACAGTACCTCGTGCAGGTTGTGTCATTAACAATGGCTGGACATATTggtgaactctctctctctggtgTTGCTATTGCCTCCTCTTTCACTGACGTCATTGGCTTCAGTCTTGTT TTGGGAATGGCTGGTGCATTGGAAACTTTATGTGGACAAGCTTATGGAGCAAACCAATATCGGAAGCTTGGAATCTACACTTATTGTGCTTCAATTTCTCTTATTGTAGTTTGTATACCAATATCTATTCTTTGGATAATTATGGACAAACTGCTTATATTGATAGGCCAAGACCCTTTAGTCTCCCATGAAGCTAGAAAATACTCAATCTTACTCATCCCTGCACTATTTGCATATGCTATTCAACAATCACTGGTTTGCTATTTCCAGTCTCAGGGATTGATCCTTCCAGTGCTTATAAGCTCATGTGCCATTCTCTGCTTCCACATACCTGTTTCTTGGGCTCTAGTATATAAGCTGGAACTAGGGAGCGGAGGAGCAGCAATATCCATTGGTTTATCATACTGGTTGAATGTAATATTACTTGTGTTATACATGAAGTATTCTTCAGATTGTGAGAAAACCCGTGTCACATTTTCGAGTGATGTTTTGTTAAGCACAAGAGAATTTATTTCCTATGCTGTCCCTTCTGGAGTTATGGTTTG CTCTCGAATCTCGAATGAATTAGGAGGTGGTAATTCAGAGGCAGCTCGAATGGCGTTTTATGCTTTGCTGATGCTTGTTTCCATAGAGGCAGTTGCCATGAGCACAATTCTGTTTTGCTGTCGTTCTGTTCTTGGTTATGCCTATAGCAGTGAAAAGGAATTTGTGGATTATGTGGAAAAATTAACTCCACTGCTTTCTCTCTCATTCATCATGGATAGCTTTCAAGCTGCGTTTTCTG CGGTTGCTAGAGGATGTGGTTGGCAACATTTGGGAGTATATGCCAATCTAGGTGCATTTTATTTAGTTGGAATTCCTGTAGCTGCGGTGTTGGGTTTCCTTATAAATCTGAAAGGGGTTGGCCTATGGATAGGAATTCTTACAGGGTCTGCTGTCCAAGCAATGCTGCTTGCCCTTGTAACATCCTCCACAAATTGGCAAAAAGAG GCAGTCAAGGCAAGGGAGAGGATATTCAAGGAGACAGACTAA
- the LOC107406712 gene encoding protein DETOXIFICATION 3 isoform X1 — MSSEEALLGNKEAIKTGKSGLKEEVKKLSSLAAPMVVVSVSQYLVQVVSLTMAGHIGELSLSGVAIASSFTDVIGFSLVLGMAGALETLCGQAYGANQYRKLGIYTYCASISLIVVCIPISILWIIMDKLLILIGQDPLVSHEARKYSILLIPALFAYAIQQSLVCYFQSQGLILPVLISSCAILCFHIPVSWALVYKLELGSGGAAISIGLSYWLNVILLVLYMKYSSDCEKTRVTFSSDVLLSTREFISYAVPSGVMVCLEWWSFEILTLLSGLLPNPKLQTSVISTCLTTITLHYFIPYGIGTAASSRISNELGGGNSEAARMAFYALLMLVSIEAVAMSTILFCCRSVLGYAYSSEKEFVDYVEKLTPLLSLSFIMDSFQAAFSAVARGCGWQHLGVYANLGAFYLVGIPVAAVLGFLINLKGVGLWIGILTGSAVQAMLLALVTSSTNWQKEAVKARERIFKETD; from the exons ATGTCCTCGGAAGAGGCACTGTTGGGAAATAAGGAAGCGATCAAGACAGGGAAGAGTGGGTTGAAGGAGGAGGTAAAGAAGCTGAGCTCCTTAGCAGCTCCAATGGTGGTGGTGAGTGTGTCACAGTACCTCGTGCAGGTTGTGTCATTAACAATGGCTGGACATATTggtgaactctctctctctggtgTTGCTATTGCCTCCTCTTTCACTGACGTCATTGGCTTCAGTCTTGTT TTGGGAATGGCTGGTGCATTGGAAACTTTATGTGGACAAGCTTATGGAGCAAACCAATATCGGAAGCTTGGAATCTACACTTATTGTGCTTCAATTTCTCTTATTGTAGTTTGTATACCAATATCTATTCTTTGGATAATTATGGACAAACTGCTTATATTGATAGGCCAAGACCCTTTAGTCTCCCATGAAGCTAGAAAATACTCAATCTTACTCATCCCTGCACTATTTGCATATGCTATTCAACAATCACTGGTTTGCTATTTCCAGTCTCAGGGATTGATCCTTCCAGTGCTTATAAGCTCATGTGCCATTCTCTGCTTCCACATACCTGTTTCTTGGGCTCTAGTATATAAGCTGGAACTAGGGAGCGGAGGAGCAGCAATATCCATTGGTTTATCATACTGGTTGAATGTAATATTACTTGTGTTATACATGAAGTATTCTTCAGATTGTGAGAAAACCCGTGTCACATTTTCGAGTGATGTTTTGTTAAGCACAAGAGAATTTATTTCCTATGCTGTCCCTTCTGGAGTTATGGTTTG TCTTGAATGGTGGTCATTTGAGATACTTACTTTACTATCTGGGCTTCTACCAAATCCGAAACTTCAAACTTCAGTCATTTCGACATG CCTTACAACAATTACATTGCACTATTTCATACCTTATGGTATTGGTACTGCTGCAAG CTCTCGAATCTCGAATGAATTAGGAGGTGGTAATTCAGAGGCAGCTCGAATGGCGTTTTATGCTTTGCTGATGCTTGTTTCCATAGAGGCAGTTGCCATGAGCACAATTCTGTTTTGCTGTCGTTCTGTTCTTGGTTATGCCTATAGCAGTGAAAAGGAATTTGTGGATTATGTGGAAAAATTAACTCCACTGCTTTCTCTCTCATTCATCATGGATAGCTTTCAAGCTGCGTTTTCTG CGGTTGCTAGAGGATGTGGTTGGCAACATTTGGGAGTATATGCCAATCTAGGTGCATTTTATTTAGTTGGAATTCCTGTAGCTGCGGTGTTGGGTTTCCTTATAAATCTGAAAGGGGTTGGCCTATGGATAGGAATTCTTACAGGGTCTGCTGTCCAAGCAATGCTGCTTGCCCTTGTAACATCCTCCACAAATTGGCAAAAAGAG GCAGTCAAGGCAAGGGAGAGGATATTCAAGGAGACAGACTAA
- the LOC107406713 gene encoding laccase-17, whose product MGCLLLSSPTFLRLFLFSFISSFLTSQPGFATITRHYRFDIKLQNVTRLCHTKSIVTVNGQFPGPRIIAREGDRLLIKVVNHVPNNISIHWHGIRQLQTGWADGPAYVTQCPIQTGRSYVYNYTIIGQRGTLFWHAHISWLRSTLYGPIIILPKLGVPYPFAKPYKEVPIIFGEWWNVDPEAVISQALQTGGGPNVSDAYTINGLPGPLYNCSSKDTFKLKVKPGKTYLLRLINAALNDELFFSIANHTLKVVEADAIYVKPFDTNTLLITPGQTTNVLLKTKPSFPNATFFMTARPYVTGLGTFDNSTVAAILEYEFPSKTSHSTLTTKKLPLFKPILPALNDTSFATNFATKLRSLANAQFPANVPKNVDKRFFFTLGLGTNPCTQHNQSCKGPNGTMFAASINNISFSLPNTALLQSHFFGQSFGVYSPNFPNSPLFPFNYTGTPPNNTMVSNGTKLVVLPFNTSVELVMQDTSILGAESHPLHLHGFNFFVVGQGFGNFDPNKDPAKFNLVDPIERNTVGVPSGGWVAIRFLADNPGIWFMHCHLEIHTSWGLKMAWLVLDGNFPNQKLLPPPADLPKC is encoded by the exons ATGGGTTGTCTTCTACTTTCTTCACCAACATTCCTCAgactctttctcttctctttcataTCAAGTTTTCTCACTTCTCAGCCTGGTTTTGCTACCATAACCAGGCACTACAGGTTTGAT ATTAAACTGCAAAATGTGACCAGGCTTTGTCATACAAAAAGCATTGTGACAGTAAATGGGCAGTTTCCCGGACCTCGCATTATAGCAAGAGAAGGCGATCGTTTGCTTATTAAAGTGGTTAACCATGTACCAAATAACATCTCCATCCATTG gCATGGAATTAGACAGCTTCAAACAGGGTGGGCTGATGGACCTGCATATGTGACCCAATGCCCCATACAAACTGGCCGAAGCTATGTTTATAATTACACCATTATAGGCCAAAGAGGCACACTTTTCTGGCATGCCCATATCTCATGGCTAAGATCAACACTTTATGGTCCTATTATTATTCTTCCCAAGCTTGGTGTTCCTTATCCATTTGCAAAACCATACAAAGAAGTACCTATAATCTTTG GAGAGTGGTGGAATGTAGATCCTGAGGCAGTTATTAGCCAGGCTTTGCAAACAGGTGGAGGCCCAAATGTGTCTGATGCCTATACCATCAATGGACTCCCTGGGCCATTGTATAATTGCTCTTCCAAAG ATACATTCAAGCTGAAGGTGAAGCCAGGAAAAACCTACCTTCTTCGCCTAATCAACGCGGCACTCAACGACGAGCTCTTCTTTAGCATTGCAAATCACACTCTCAAAGTGGTAGAAGCCGATGCTATTTATGTAAAACCTTTTGACACTAATACCCTTCTCATAACTCCTGGACAAACAACAAATGTTCTTCTCAAAACCAAACCCAGTTTCCCAAATGCAACATTCTTCATGACTGCTAGACCTTATGTGACGGGCCTTGGAACCTTTGACAATTCCACCGTTGCCGCTATCTTAGAATATGAATTCCCTTCCAAAACCTCTCATTCAACACTAACAACAAAGAAACTTCCACTCTTCAAACCAATTTTGCCTGCTCTAAATGACACTTCATTTGCAACAAATTTCGCAACCAAACTTCGTAGCCTAGCCAATGCTCAATTCCCCGCTAATGTACCAAAAAATGTTGATAAGCGCTTTTTCTTCACATTAGGCCTTGGAACAAATCCATGCACACAACATAACCAATCCTGCAAAGGGCCTAACGGAACAATGTTTGCTGCTTCAATAAATAACATTTCTTTTTCACTTCCAAACACTGCCTTACTCCAAAGCCATTTCTTTGGACAATCATTTGGGGTTTATTCTCCAAACTTTCCAAATAGTCCTTTGTTTCCATTTAACTATACAGGAACACCACCTAACAATACAATGGTAAGCAATGGAACAAAGCTTGTGGTTCTTCCATTCAACACAAGCGTGGAGCTGGTCATGCAGGATACAAGCATTCTTGGTGCTGAAAGCCACCCTCTTCATTTGCATGGATTTAATTTCTTCGTTGTTGGCCAAGGGTTTGGGAATTTTGATCCAAATAAAGACCCTGCAAAGTTCAACCTGGTTGACCCTATTGAAAGGAACACTGTAGGTGTTCCTTCTGGTGGGTGGGTTGCTATTCGGTTCCTAGCAGACAACCCAG GTATATGGTTCATGCATTGCCACCTTGAGATACATACAAGCTGGGGCCTGAAGATGGCGTGGTTGGTCTTGGATGGAAACTTTCCCAATCAAAAGTTGCTTCCTCCACCAGCAGATCTTCCTAAATGTTGA